A part of Lacinutrix sp. 5H-3-7-4 genomic DNA contains:
- a CDS encoding TerC family protein produces the protein MLDFLLSTDAIFALLTLTFLEIILGIDNIIFISIAANKLPEEQRKKATNIGLLLAMVQRVILLFFVSFLIGLSKPFYSLESSWLTIDFTWQSIILFAGGLFLIYKSTSEIREKVETPNHDENSVKGKVIKSLKQALVQILIIDFIFSIDSILTAVGMTNGLSDNHNYNLVLMIIAVVISIAVMIGFANKIRLFIERHPSIQILALAFLILIGFMLITEAAHLSEATLFGKKVGAIPKGYLYFAIAFSLFVEFLNNKTRKPKIRN, from the coding sequence ATGTTAGACTTCTTATTATCAACTGATGCTATTTTTGCTCTTCTTACCTTAACGTTTTTAGAGATTATTTTAGGGATTGATAATATTATATTTATATCTATTGCCGCTAATAAGTTACCTGAAGAGCAAAGGAAAAAAGCTACTAATATTGGACTTTTACTAGCAATGGTACAACGTGTTATTTTGTTGTTTTTTGTATCGTTTTTAATAGGTTTATCTAAACCTTTTTACAGCTTAGAATCTAGTTGGTTAACTATAGACTTTACTTGGCAGAGTATTATATTATTTGCTGGAGGTTTGTTTTTAATATATAAAAGCACTTCTGAAATTAGAGAAAAGGTAGAAACACCAAATCATGATGAAAACTCTGTAAAAGGCAAAGTTATTAAATCGTTAAAGCAAGCTTTAGTTCAAATTTTAATTATTGACTTTATATTTTCTATAGATTCTATTTTAACAGCTGTTGGTATGACTAATGGTTTGAGTGATAATCACAATTACAATCTTGTTTTAATGATTATTGCTGTTGTAATTTCTATTGCTGTAATGATTGGTTTTGCTAATAAAATAAGACTTTTTATAGAGCGCCATCCTAGTATCCAAATATTAGCATTAGCCTTTTTAATTTTAATAGGCTTTATGTTAATTACCGAAGCAGCACATTTAAGTGAAGCTACTCTATTTGGTAAAAAAGTAGGCGCTATACCTAAGGGTTATTTATACTTTGCAATTGCTTTTTCGTTGTTTGTAGAATTTTTAAATAACAAAACAAGAAAACCAAAAATTAGAAATTAG
- a CDS encoding helix-turn-helix transcriptional regulator, whose protein sequence is MINNQEFTKRLKKVIDYYGESASSFAEKIGVQRSSISHILSGRNKPSLEFVLKVLSTFPEVELYWLMNGKGNFPSVENNKPKIEKKPIAENQDLFSKSENENLPKEISVEKIISSNSKKEIERIIIFYKDGSFSNFEN, encoded by the coding sequence ATGATAAACAACCAAGAATTTACTAAAAGACTAAAAAAAGTAATAGATTATTACGGTGAAAGTGCATCATCTTTTGCCGAAAAAATTGGTGTGCAACGCTCTAGTATTTCACACATTCTCTCTGGAAGAAATAAACCAAGTTTAGAATTTGTACTTAAAGTACTCTCCACTTTTCCGGAAGTAGAATTGTATTGGTTAATGAATGGAAAAGGAAATTTTCCATCAGTTGAAAATAATAAGCCAAAAATTGAAAAAAAACCAATTGCCGAAAATCAAGATTTATTTTCAAAATCTGAAAATGAAAATTTACCGAAAGAAATTTCTGTTGAAAAAATAATTTCTTCAAATTCTAAAAAAGAAATTGAACGTATCATCATTTTTTATAAAGATGGTAGTTTTTCAAATTTTGAAAATTAA
- the tsaE gene encoding tRNA (adenosine(37)-N6)-threonylcarbamoyltransferase complex ATPase subunit type 1 TsaE, with protein MQETYTLDTLDIVAKKIIKKSTSKILLFDAEMGMGKTTLIKAIVKALESDDVVSSPTFSLVNEYNTGHTSIFHFDLYRVENEEELYDFGIEDYLNKDAWLLIEWPEIAKNIIESDFNTISITATNPKERILTLVN; from the coding sequence ATGCAGGAAACATATACTTTAGATACGCTAGATATTGTAGCTAAAAAAATTATAAAAAAAAGTACATCAAAAATTTTATTATTTGATGCAGAAATGGGTATGGGCAAAACAACACTTATTAAAGCTATTGTAAAAGCTCTTGAAAGTGATGATGTTGTAAGTAGCCCAACCTTTTCTTTAGTTAACGAATATAATACCGGACACACCTCAATATTTCATTTCGATTTATATAGAGTTGAGAACGAAGAAGAATTATACGATTTTGGCATAGAAGACTATTTAAATAAAGATGCCTGGCTTTTAATAGAATGGCCTGAAATTGCTAAAAACATAATTGAAAGCGATTTTAACACGATTTCTATTACAGCAACTAATCCAAAAGAAAGAATATTAACATTGGTTAATTAA
- a CDS encoding proline dehydrogenase family protein, whose translation MNTEKIFNNTKIAFALKSNSELDRAYYLFKMIANRPLVKIGTTLTNIALKLRLPVTSLIRITVFDHFCGGVNERDCIPTIDSMYGARVCSVLDYSVEGKASENQFDDATERLIKIIEFSEKKDAMPIVVFKPTALGRFYLFQKKGEGKAFTAEEEAEWQRIIGRLDRLCKLSKSKDVEVLIDAEESWMQTAADEIIELMMERYNKDVPYVYNTLQTYRWDRFDFLKASHERAKENGYKLGYKIVRGAYMEKERERAIERGYESPICRDKKTTDDNFNKCQKYILENINDISIFVGTHNEESTYLAMQQMELLNINKEDNRVWFGQLYGMSDHISFNLAAKGYNVAKYLPFGPVKDVMPYLIRRAEENTSVAGQTSRELTLLDKERKRRRA comes from the coding sequence ATGAATACCGAAAAAATCTTTAATAACACCAAAATTGCTTTTGCTTTAAAAAGTAATTCTGAATTAGACCGTGCTTATTATTTATTTAAAATGATAGCAAATAGACCTTTGGTGAAAATTGGTACTACACTTACAAATATTGCTTTAAAATTAAGGTTACCTGTAACTAGTTTAATACGTATTACGGTTTTCGATCATTTTTGTGGTGGTGTTAATGAGAGAGATTGTATACCAACTATAGATAGTATGTATGGTGCTAGGGTTTGTTCGGTATTAGATTATTCGGTTGAAGGAAAAGCTTCCGAAAATCAATTTGATGATGCTACAGAGCGTTTAATTAAAATTATTGAATTTTCAGAAAAAAAAGACGCAATGCCTATTGTAGTTTTTAAACCTACAGCATTAGGTAGGTTTTATTTATTTCAGAAAAAAGGAGAAGGAAAAGCTTTTACAGCTGAAGAAGAAGCAGAATGGCAAAGAATAATTGGAAGGTTAGATAGGCTTTGTAAATTATCAAAATCTAAGGATGTTGAAGTTTTAATTGATGCTGAAGAAAGCTGGATGCAAACAGCAGCAGATGAGATAATTGAGTTAATGATGGAACGCTATAATAAAGATGTTCCTTATGTGTATAATACATTACAAACCTACCGTTGGGATCGGTTTGATTTTTTAAAGGCTTCTCACGAAAGAGCTAAGGAAAATGGTTATAAACTTGGCTACAAAATTGTGCGTGGCGCGTATATGGAAAAAGAGCGTGAACGTGCAATTGAAAGAGGTTATGAGTCTCCAATTTGTAGAGATAAAAAAACAACAGATGACAATTTTAATAAATGTCAAAAGTATATTTTAGAAAATATTAACGACATCTCTATTTTTGTTGGTACGCATAACGAGGAAAGTACATACTTAGCAATGCAGCAAATGGAATTGTTAAATATTAACAAAGAAGATAATCGTGTTTGGTTTGGTCAGCTTTATGGTATGAGCGATCACATTAGTTTTAACTTGGCGGCAAAGGGATATAATGTTGCAAAATATTTACCTTTTGGACCAGTGAAAGATGTTATGCCTTATTTAATTAGAAGAGCAGAGGAGAATACATCGGTTGCTGGACAAACAAGTAGAGAGTTGACTTTGCTTGATAAAGAAAGAAAAAGAAGACGCGCTTAG
- a CDS encoding alanine dehydrogenase, whose product MAESITPFSKAQLLPQEEKLEILKDKSSLFIGIPKETSFQERRVCLTPDAVSAIVNNGHRVLIESGAGEGSKFSDKDYSENGAEITNDIAKVYACPMILKVEPPTIEELKLINPQTILISALQLKTQSKKYFETLATKRITALAFEFIRDDDGAYPAVRALSEIAGTASVLIASELLSNSNEGNGLMFGNISGVPPVEVVILGAGTVGEFAARSAIGLGANVKIFDNSITKLRCVQANLGRTLYTSTIQPKYLNKALKRCDVVIGAVRGKDRSPVIVSEAMVEQMKKGSVIIDVSIDMGGCFESSEVTTHKNPTFKKYGVTHYCVPNIPARYSRTASASISNIFTPYLLKIAEDGGLEHSLRMDRGLKNGLYFYHGILTSRAVGEWFDLKYNDVNLLIF is encoded by the coding sequence ATGGCAGAATCCATTACTCCTTTTTCTAAAGCACAATTACTTCCTCAAGAAGAAAAATTAGAAATTTTAAAAGACAAAAGCTCCCTATTTATAGGTATCCCAAAAGAAACTTCTTTTCAAGAAAGACGCGTTTGCCTAACACCTGATGCAGTCTCTGCTATAGTAAATAATGGACATCGTGTACTTATAGAGTCTGGCGCAGGCGAAGGTTCTAAATTTAGTGATAAAGATTATAGTGAAAACGGAGCTGAAATCACAAACGACATTGCAAAAGTTTACGCTTGCCCAATGATTTTAAAAGTTGAACCACCAACTATAGAAGAATTAAAATTAATAAACCCACAAACTATATTAATTTCTGCACTTCAATTAAAAACACAAAGCAAAAAATATTTTGAAACATTAGCTACAAAACGCATTACAGCTTTAGCTTTTGAATTTATTAGAGATGATGATGGCGCATATCCTGCTGTTAGAGCATTAAGTGAAATAGCTGGAACAGCTTCAGTATTAATTGCTTCAGAATTATTGAGTAATTCTAACGAAGGAAACGGCCTAATGTTTGGCAACATAAGCGGCGTACCTCCTGTAGAGGTTGTGATTTTAGGAGCAGGAACTGTTGGCGAATTTGCTGCTAGAAGCGCTATTGGCTTAGGAGCTAATGTGAAAATCTTCGATAATTCTATTACAAAACTACGTTGTGTTCAAGCTAATTTAGGCCGAACATTATATACTTCAACCATACAACCAAAATACCTTAACAAAGCACTAAAGCGTTGCGATGTAGTTATTGGTGCTGTTCGTGGTAAAGACAGATCTCCAGTAATTGTTAGCGAAGCTATGGTTGAACAAATGAAAAAAGGCTCTGTAATTATTGATGTAAGTATTGATATGGGTGGCTGTTTTGAATCTAGCGAAGTAACAACACATAAAAACCCAACGTTTAAAAAATACGGAGTAACACATTACTGTGTTCCTAATATTCCTGCACGTTATTCTAGAACTGCCTCTGCTTCTATTAGCAATATTTTTACACCTTATTTATTAAAAATTGCCGAAGATGGTGGTTTAGAGCATTCTTTAAGAATGGATCGCGGCCTAAAAAACGGTTTATATTTCTATCATGGTATTTTAACAAGCCGAGCTGTTGGTGAATGGTTTGATTTAAAATACAACGATGTTAACTTACTTATTTTTTAA
- a CDS encoding DNA gyrase/topoisomerase IV subunit A: MTEDQNDDLTNENLENQEPQETITRITGMYKEWFLDYASYVILERAVPAIEDGFKPVQRRIMHSMKDLDDGRYNKVANIVGHTMQYHPHGDASIADAMVQIGQKDLLIDTQGNWGNILTGDRAAASRYIEARISKFGLDVVYNPKITEWQQSYDGRRKEPVNLPVMFPLLLAQGGEGIAVGLSTKILPHNFIELIEASIKHLQGKRFTLVPDFPTAGIADFSNYNDGLRGGKVRVRAKISQVDKTTLAITEIPYGTTTSSLIDSILKANDKGKIKIKKIEDNTAAEVEILIHLPSGLSPDKTIDALYAFTSCESSISPLGCVIEDNKPLFIGVTEMLRRSTDNTVQLLKQELEIKLGEFEEQWHFASLERIFIENRIYRDIEEEETWDGVINAIDKGLQPHIKHLKRAVTVEDITRLTEIRIKRISKFDIDKAQQKIDALEEQIAEVKHHLANLIDYAIAYFSRLKKEYGEGKERKTEIRAFEDVDATKVVIRNTKLYVNREEGFIGTSLRRDEYVCDCSDIDDIIAFTASGKMMVTKVDSKTFIGKNIIHVAVFKKKDKRTIYNMIYRDGTKGASYIKRFAVTSMTRDREYDLTNGSKGSKLWYFSANPNGEAEVISVFLRQVGSVKKLKWDIDFADILIKGRASKGNVVTKYAIKKIELKEEGVSTLKPRKIWFDDAVQRLNVDGRGDLVGEFKGEDKLLIINQKGIVKTVTPEVTLHFDSDMIVMEKWNPKKPISVIYFDGEKEKYYVKRFLIENEDKEELFISDHENSQLEIVSTDWKPMAEIVFAKERGKDRRDNEQVNIEDFIAVKGISALGNQLTKYKVNQVNLLEPLEYIEQEETPVEEIEEKDEVTTDTTLPIDVPVVETEKPKKEFISKEEKAKKALERAIQKKKENLEDDEQTSLF, translated from the coding sequence ATGACTGAAGACCAAAACGACGACCTAACAAACGAAAATTTAGAAAATCAAGAACCACAAGAAACTATTACCAGGATTACTGGTATGTATAAAGAGTGGTTTTTAGATTATGCTTCGTATGTAATTTTAGAACGTGCAGTACCAGCAATTGAAGATGGTTTTAAACCTGTACAACGTCGTATCATGCACTCTATGAAGGATCTTGACGATGGGCGTTACAATAAAGTGGCTAATATTGTTGGTCATACCATGCAGTATCATCCGCACGGTGACGCCAGTATTGCAGATGCTATGGTGCAAATTGGTCAAAAAGATTTGCTAATAGATACGCAAGGAAACTGGGGAAATATTTTAACTGGAGATCGTGCAGCAGCCTCAAGATATATTGAAGCTCGTATTTCAAAATTTGGTTTAGATGTTGTTTATAATCCTAAAATAACCGAGTGGCAACAAAGTTATGATGGACGTAGAAAAGAACCAGTAAATTTGCCGGTAATGTTTCCGCTATTATTAGCACAAGGAGGCGAAGGTATTGCTGTTGGTCTATCAACAAAAATTTTACCTCATAATTTTATAGAGCTAATTGAGGCTTCAATAAAACACTTACAAGGCAAACGTTTTACACTAGTTCCAGATTTTCCAACAGCAGGAATTGCAGATTTTTCTAATTATAACGATGGGTTACGTGGAGGAAAAGTGCGTGTACGTGCAAAAATTTCTCAAGTAGATAAAACAACTTTAGCTATAACCGAAATTCCTTACGGTACAACAACATCATCGCTAATAGATTCTATTCTAAAAGCAAATGATAAAGGAAAAATTAAGATTAAAAAAATTGAAGACAATACTGCCGCCGAAGTAGAAATATTAATTCATTTACCATCAGGTTTATCGCCAGATAAAACCATTGATGCTTTATATGCTTTTACAAGTTGTGAAAGTTCAATTTCACCATTAGGCTGTGTAATTGAAGATAACAAACCATTATTTATTGGTGTTACCGAGATGCTTAGACGCTCTACAGATAACACTGTTCAATTATTAAAACAAGAATTAGAAATTAAACTTGGTGAGTTTGAAGAGCAATGGCACTTTGCAAGTTTAGAGCGTATTTTTATAGAAAATAGAATATATCGCGATATTGAAGAAGAAGAAACTTGGGATGGTGTTATAAATGCAATAGACAAAGGACTTCAGCCACATATAAAACATTTAAAAAGAGCAGTAACAGTTGAAGATATTACACGTTTAACCGAAATTAGAATTAAACGTATTTCAAAGTTTGATATTGATAAAGCACAGCAAAAAATTGATGCTTTAGAAGAGCAAATTGCAGAAGTAAAACACCATTTAGCAAACTTAATAGATTATGCTATTGCTTATTTTTCAAGACTGAAAAAAGAATACGGTGAAGGTAAAGAGCGTAAAACAGAAATTCGTGCTTTTGAAGATGTAGATGCTACAAAAGTTGTTATTAGAAACACGAAACTTTATGTAAATAGAGAAGAAGGTTTTATAGGTACATCTTTACGTCGTGATGAGTATGTTTGCGATTGTAGCGATATAGATGATATTATTGCATTTACAGCTTCTGGAAAAATGATGGTTACCAAAGTAGACTCTAAAACATTTATAGGAAAAAATATAATTCACGTTGCAGTCTTTAAAAAGAAAGACAAACGCACCATTTATAATATGATTTATCGAGATGGCACTAAAGGCGCTAGCTACATTAAGCGTTTTGCAGTAACATCAATGACTCGCGATAGAGAATACGATTTAACAAACGGAAGTAAAGGATCAAAACTTTGGTATTTTTCTGCAAATCCTAATGGTGAAGCCGAAGTTATTTCGGTATTTCTACGACAAGTAGGTAGTGTTAAAAAATTAAAATGGGATATTGATTTTGCCGATATTTTAATAAAAGGTAGAGCAAGTAAAGGTAATGTAGTTACAAAATATGCTATTAAAAAAATAGAACTAAAAGAAGAAGGCGTGTCTACATTAAAACCAAGAAAAATATGGTTTGATGACGCAGTACAACGTTTAAATGTAGATGGTCGTGGAGATTTAGTTGGTGAATTTAAAGGAGAAGACAAGCTATTAATAATAAATCAAAAAGGAATTGTAAAAACTGTAACACCAGAGGTAACACTGCATTTTGATAGTGATATGATTGTTATGGAAAAGTGGAATCCTAAAAAACCTATTTCGGTTATATATTTTGATGGCGAAAAGGAGAAGTATTACGTAAAACGTTTTCTAATTGAAAATGAAGATAAAGAAGAATTGTTTATCTCAGACCATGAAAACTCACAATTAGAAATTGTATCTACAGATTGGAAACCTATGGCAGAAATTGTATTTGCTAAAGAAAGAGGTAAAGATCGTAGAGATAATGAACAAGTAAACATTGAAGATTTTATTGCCGTTAAAGGTATATCTGCATTAGGAAACCAGCTTACCAAATACAAAGTTAATCAAGTAAACTTATTAGAGCCTTTAGAATATATTGAGCAAGAAGAAACTCCTGTTGAAGAAATAGAGGAAAAAGATGAGGTTACAACAGATACAACTTTGCCTATAGATGTTCCTGTTGTGGAAACAGAAAAACCTAAAAAAGAATTTATTAGTAAAGAGGAAAAAGCTAAAAAAGCTTTAGAAAGAGCAATCCAAAAGAAAAAAGAAAACCTAGAAGATGATGAGCAAACATCATTATTTTAA
- a CDS encoding M14 family zinc carboxypeptidase, with amino-acid sequence MKNDLLKNLYKKHKETSLSGRYIHTNTIAPLLGKHSKFFKIETIGQSVLSENIFSITLGAGPNKILMWSQMHGNESTTTKALFDLLNLFSEDESNIILKNCTIVIVPILNPDGALAYTRLNANSVDLNRDAQTLSQPESVVLNTLFNSFKPHFCFNLHGQRTIFSAGNTSNSASLSFLSPAQDQECTITDNRKIAMSLIVKINSMLQEELPNQVGTYDDAYNINCVGDAFQSLNVPTVLFEAGHCKNDYNREEVRRYIFQSYLVALNAIANNQIDLLDFKDYLVIPENKKLFFDIIIKNALVNNKLIDIAVQFEEQLINKKVKFIPKVSKIDNLDGFFAHRYLDANGCKVLEGLDIELEIGSEIDFVIIDNVKLLLNIKYS; translated from the coding sequence ATGAAAAACGATCTCTTAAAAAACCTTTATAAAAAACATAAAGAAACCAGTTTGTCTGGTAGATATATTCACACAAATACTATTGCTCCTCTTTTGGGTAAGCATAGTAAATTTTTTAAAATAGAAACTATAGGTCAATCTGTTTTAAGTGAAAATATATTCTCAATAACTCTTGGTGCTGGTCCAAATAAAATACTAATGTGGTCTCAAATGCATGGTAACGAGTCTACAACTACAAAAGCATTATTTGACTTATTAAACCTCTTTAGTGAAGACGAGTCTAATATCATTCTTAAAAATTGTACTATTGTTATCGTGCCTATTTTAAACCCAGATGGCGCTTTAGCTTACACACGCTTAAACGCTAATAGTGTAGATTTAAATCGAGATGCACAAACTCTATCGCAGCCCGAAAGCGTGGTGTTAAACACTCTCTTTAATAGTTTTAAACCGCATTTTTGCTTTAATCTCCATGGGCAGCGCACTATTTTTAGTGCAGGAAATACTAGTAATAGTGCAAGTTTGTCTTTTTTGTCTCCAGCGCAAGATCAAGAGTGTACTATTACAGATAATAGAAAAATAGCAATGTCTTTAATTGTAAAGATTAATAGTATGCTTCAGGAAGAGTTGCCAAATCAAGTAGGGACTTATGATGATGCATACAATATAAACTGTGTAGGTGATGCTTTTCAAAGCTTAAACGTGCCTACGGTGCTTTTTGAAGCTGGACATTGTAAAAACGATTACAATAGAGAAGAGGTAAGGCGTTATATCTTTCAGTCTTATTTAGTGGCTTTAAACGCAATAGCAAATAACCAAATAGACTTGTTAGATTTTAAAGATTATTTAGTTATTCCTGAAAATAAAAAGCTATTTTTTGATATAATTATTAAAAATGCACTTGTAAATAATAAGCTTATTGATATTGCAGTGCAATTTGAAGAGCAATTAATTAACAAAAAAGTAAAATTTATACCAAAAGTTTCAAAAATTGATAATTTAGACGGTTTTTTCGCACATAGATACTTAGATGCCAATGGTTGTAAAGTACTCGAAGGCTTGGACATAGAATTAGAAATAGGTAGCGAAATCGATTTCGTAATCATCGACAATGTAAAATTATTATTAAATATTAAGTATTCTTAG
- a CDS encoding DinB family protein produces the protein MRVTDLNDTEFIPYFQPYINKLGDLILIDSLEDGLEKTINFFQSIPEEKLEFRYAEDKWTIKEIINHLIDSERVFCYRALRFSRQDKTALVGFNEDAYVLNSNANDRQLKALLEEYSLLRQATIIMYKSFNSEVLKLKGQAGSGMVSVRALGFLIAGHEKHHCEVIKERYL, from the coding sequence ATGCGAGTAACAGACTTAAACGATACTGAATTTATACCTTATTTCCAGCCCTATATTAACAAGTTAGGAGATTTAATTTTAATTGATAGTTTAGAAGATGGTTTGGAAAAAACAATTAACTTTTTTCAATCCATTCCCGAAGAAAAATTGGAATTTAGATACGCAGAAGACAAGTGGACAATTAAAGAGATTATTAATCATTTAATAGATTCAGAAAGGGTTTTTTGTTATCGAGCATTGCGTTTTTCTCGTCAAGATAAAACTGCCTTAGTTGGTTTTAATGAAGACGCTTATGTGCTGAATAGTAATGCAAACGACAGACAACTTAAAGCTTTACTTGAAGAGTATTCTTTGCTTAGGCAAGCTACAATTATTATGTATAAATCTTTTAATTCTGAAGTTTTAAAATTAAAAGGCCAAGCAGGTAGCGGTATGGTTTCGGTAAGGGCGTTAGGTTTTTTAATTGCTGGTCATGAAAAACACCACTGCGAAGTTATAAAGGAGCGTTATTTATAA
- a CDS encoding Lrp/AsnC family transcriptional regulator: protein MAKFKLDEIDHQILDMLIDNTRVPFTDIAKKLLISAGTVHVRVKKMEDAGIIKGSSLTLDYKKLGYSFIAYVGVFLQNTSQTKFVLERINEIPFVTVAHVTTGKFNIFCKIRARDTEHAKDVIFMLDDIDGVYRTETMISLEESLNDKKRLMHDIFNTL from the coding sequence ATGGCAAAATTTAAATTAGACGAAATTGATCATCAAATACTTGATATGTTGATTGATAATACAAGAGTTCCTTTTACAGATATCGCAAAAAAATTGTTAATATCTGCTGGAACTGTGCATGTAAGAGTGAAAAAAATGGAAGATGCAGGAATTATTAAAGGCTCTTCATTAACTTTAGACTACAAAAAATTAGGATATTCATTTATAGCTTATGTAGGTGTTTTTCTTCAAAATACATCTCAAACAAAGTTTGTTTTAGAGCGTATTAACGAAATTCCATTTGTAACAGTAGCTCACGTAACTACAGGGAAATTTAATATTTTCTGTAAAATTAGAGCAAGAGATACAGAACATGCAAAAGATGTTATATTTATGCTAGATGATATTGATGGCGTTTACCGTACAGAAACAATGATTTCGTTAGAGGAAAGCTTAAATGATAAAAAGCGTTTAATGCACGATATTTTTAATACTTTATAA
- a CDS encoding DUF4258 domain-containing protein, whose amino-acid sequence MQLLKRFGYYFGGFAIGLILLAFFLNGRKASCKFDYGPDARVLKSINSKQLIYTTEAQDFLVNKSIDTTQINYILYKGDINFSKSESRKKPCGIYFVEGEIDNKETALIIENCKEKAFIKTIKFIN is encoded by the coding sequence ATGCAATTACTTAAAAGATTTGGATATTATTTTGGCGGTTTTGCCATTGGTTTAATATTGCTCGCTTTTTTTCTTAATGGAAGAAAAGCATCTTGTAAATTTGATTATGGTCCAGATGCAAGAGTTTTAAAAAGTATTAATTCAAAACAACTTATCTACACTACAGAGGCTCAAGACTTTTTAGTAAATAAAAGTATTGATACTACTCAAATAAATTATATTTTATATAAAGGTGATATAAATTTTTCTAAAAGTGAAAGTAGAAAAAAACCTTGTGGAATATATTTTGTTGAAGGCGAAATAGATAATAAAGAAACGGCTTTAATAATAGAAAACTGTAAAGAGAAAGCTTTTATAAAAACTATAAAATTTATAAACTAA
- the aroB gene encoding 3-dehydroquinate synthase yields the protein MTPITTQDYTIFFNNDGYTALNKHLKEANYSKVYILADENTNIECVPFFLAQISTEIEYDILEIEAGEEQKNLDICLGLWEALSEYGADRKSVIINIGGGVVTDLGGFVASTFKRGIDFINIPTSLLAMVDASIGGKTGIDLGHLKNQIGVINTPQLIVVDTSYLNTLPQLEMRSGLAEMLKHGLIHDYTYWNKLKDLSQSTIDDLDGLIYESIIIKKNIVEQDPEEKGLRKTLNYGHTLGHAIESYYINNDSKKRLLHGEAIAIGMVLANYLSVIYCDFPKTLNSEIKTILKAVYGHVEILEADYAPIIDLLKYDKKNEHGNVNFVLLEAIGKPKANCIVDEKHIIEAFKFYNL from the coding sequence ATGACACCAATTACAACTCAGGATTACACCATTTTTTTTAACAACGATGGTTATACAGCTTTAAATAAACATTTAAAAGAAGCAAACTACTCTAAGGTTTATATTTTAGCAGATGAAAACACTAATATTGAGTGTGTTCCATTTTTTTTAGCCCAAATTAGCACCGAAATTGAGTACGATATTCTAGAAATAGAAGCTGGTGAAGAACAAAAAAATCTTGATATATGTCTTGGTCTTTGGGAAGCACTGTCTGAATATGGAGCAGATAGAAAAAGTGTTATTATAAATATTGGTGGTGGCGTTGTTACAGATTTAGGCGGTTTTGTAGCTTCTACTTTTAAGCGCGGTATAGATTTTATTAATATACCAACATCTTTACTTGCTATGGTAGACGCCTCTATTGGTGGCAAAACAGGTATTGATTTAGGGCATTTAAAAAATCAAATTGGTGTAATTAACACACCGCAATTAATTGTTGTAGATACATCATACCTAAATACTTTACCGCAATTAGAGATGCGTTCTGGTTTAGCCGAAATGCTTAAACATGGATTAATACATGATTATACTTACTGGAACAAACTAAAAGATTTATCTCAATCTACAATTGATGATTTAGACGGCTTAATTTACGAGTCTATTATTATTAAAAAAAACATAGTAGAACAAGATCCTGAAGAAAAAGGCTTAAGAAAAACTTTAAATTATGGTCACACTCTAGGTCATGCCATAGAGTCTTATTACATAAACAATGACAGTAAAAAACGTCTATTACATGGTGAAGCTATTGCTATTGGAATGGTTTTAGCTAACTATTTATCTGTAATATACTGTGATTTTCCTAAAACATTAAACAGCGAAATTAAAACCATTTTAAAAGCCGTTTACGGTCATGTAGAAATTCTAGAAGCAGACTACGCTCCTATTATAGATTTATTAAAATACGACAAAAAAAATGAACATGGAAATGTAAATTTTGTGCTTCTAGAAGCTATTGGCAAACCTAAGGCTAATTGTATTGTTGATGAAAAACACATTATAGAAGCTTTTAAATTTTACAACCTCTAG